From the Deltaproteobacteria bacterium genome, one window contains:
- a CDS encoding cupin domain-containing protein: MGVPTQSGFDLFGTYVHLGATGEAPAVEGGDEFWRLPATELDRKFGGWLVSAYHMTGDTRAWETHPSGDELLYLLSGAIDVVLEMDDGQRTIELRAGSACVVPRGRWHRQIVRSPGDILSMTFGKGTQHRPV, from the coding sequence ATGGGCGTTCCGACACAGTCGGGTTTCGACCTCTTCGGCACCTACGTCCACCTCGGGGCTACAGGAGAGGCACCGGCCGTAGAAGGTGGTGACGAATTCTGGCGCTTGCCCGCCACGGAGCTCGACCGCAAGTTCGGCGGATGGCTCGTCAGCGCGTACCACATGACGGGGGACACTCGGGCGTGGGAGACGCATCCCTCGGGCGACGAGCTCCTGTATCTCTTATCCGGCGCGATCGATGTCGTCCTCGAGATGGACGACGGACAGCGGACCATCGAGTTACGCGCCGGCTCGGCGTGCGTCGTCCCACGCGGCAGATGGCATCGACAGATCGTCCGCTCGCCCGGTGACATCCTCTCCATGACCTTCGGCAAGGGGACACAGCATCGCCCGGTCTAG
- a CDS encoding DUF2855 family protein yields the protein MSAIDFVVERGNLRHYKWVPAPEPDTVDLHPGQVLLQVAKFAFTANNVTYAVAGDMMSYWHFFPAEPGWGRVPVWGFGQAIRSNHEGVAEGERVFGYLPMSTHLVVEPDRLDRSGFVDAAPHRRTLPAVYNQYSLVANDPAYEPEHEDQQMLFRPLFMTAFLLDDFLADNGFFGARTAVLSSASSKTAFGLAFLLHRNRRSQCDVTGLTSPGNVAFVDSLGCYDRVATYDQIRSLPREVPVVFVDMAGDGVVLNALHHHYGDNVKHSCIVGATHWERRAREGELPGVQPTFFFAPTQLQKRGREWGPGGLQQRYGTAWRQFLEFAEPRIRVVHGRGRAAVERVYLETLEGRSRPDEGHVLSLWE from the coding sequence ATGTCTGCCATCGATTTCGTCGTCGAGCGCGGGAACCTGCGCCATTACAAGTGGGTACCTGCGCCTGAGCCCGATACGGTTGACCTGCATCCCGGCCAGGTGTTGCTCCAAGTTGCGAAGTTCGCGTTCACCGCCAACAACGTCACGTACGCCGTCGCAGGCGACATGATGTCGTACTGGCACTTCTTCCCGGCCGAGCCCGGGTGGGGCAGAGTTCCAGTCTGGGGATTCGGTCAGGCGATCCGGTCGAATCACGAGGGCGTGGCCGAGGGCGAGCGCGTCTTCGGCTACTTGCCGATGTCGACGCATCTGGTGGTCGAGCCCGACCGCCTCGATCGGAGCGGCTTCGTCGATGCCGCGCCGCATCGCCGGACGCTCCCCGCGGTCTACAACCAATACTCGCTGGTCGCGAACGACCCGGCGTACGAGCCGGAACACGAGGATCAGCAGATGCTGTTTCGGCCGCTGTTCATGACCGCGTTTCTGCTGGATGACTTCCTCGCTGACAATGGCTTCTTCGGTGCGCGCACGGCCGTGCTCTCGAGCGCCTCGAGCAAGACGGCGTTCGGGCTGGCATTCCTGCTCCACCGGAACCGGCGTTCGCAGTGTGATGTGACCGGCCTGACCTCACCCGGCAACGTGGCCTTCGTCGACAGCCTCGGGTGTTACGATCGGGTGGCGACGTATGACCAGATTCGCTCCCTACCGCGCGAGGTGCCGGTCGTCTTCGTCGACATGGCGGGAGACGGCGTCGTTCTGAACGCACTCCACCATCACTACGGTGACAACGTGAAACACAGCTGCATCGTCGGGGCAACGCACTGGGAGCGGCGCGCGCGCGAAGGCGAGCTCCCGGGTGTCCAGCCGACGTTCTTCTTCGCCCCGACGCAGCTGCAGAAGCGGGGGCGAGAATGGGGGCCCGGGGGGCTTCAGCAGCGGTACGGCACGGCATGGCGCCAGTTCCTCGAGTTCGCCGAGCCCCGCATTCGCGTGGTGCACGGGCGCGGCCGCGCGGCCGTGGAGCGCGTGTACCTGGAGACGCTGGAAGGGCGGTCCAGGCCGGATGAGGGCCACGTCCTCTCGCTGTGGGAGTGA
- a CDS encoding M67 family metallopeptidase: MEVLRLARAALDAIFAHARATHPEECCGAVVVADGRDVVHRFTNIQGRLHAADPQAYPRDAPTAYTPEPKELLAVLRAGERPGARLAVFYHSHTRGGAYFSGEDRARALFDDEPAYPDVTYLVVSDARTPGEARAFRWDDASRDFVEVPLEIVP; encoded by the coding sequence ATGGAAGTCCTGAGGCTCGCCCGCGCCGCGCTCGACGCGATCTTCGCGCACGCGCGCGCCACCCATCCCGAGGAGTGCTGCGGGGCCGTCGTGGTGGCGGATGGACGCGACGTCGTCCACCGCTTCACGAACATCCAGGGCCGGCTCCACGCCGCCGACCCGCAGGCCTACCCGCGCGACGCCCCCACGGCGTACACGCCCGAGCCGAAGGAGCTGCTCGCGGTCCTGCGCGCGGGCGAGCGGCCGGGCGCCCGTCTCGCCGTCTTCTACCACTCGCACACCCGCGGCGGCGCCTACTTCTCGGGCGAGGATCGCGCGCGTGCCCTCTTCGACGACGAGCCGGCCTATCCCGACGTCACGTACCTCGTCGTGTCGGATGCCCGCACGCCCGGCGAGGCACGCGCGTTTCGCTGGGACGACGCCAGCCGCGACTTCGTCGAAGTGCCGCTCGAGATCGTCCCATGA
- a CDS encoding ketopantoate reductase family protein — MTLFAPRAGRIVRGMRGPVLIAGAGAVGSVVGGLLAAAGSTVTLLGRRDHMDAVRARGLAIDGLFGTHRVSGLECATAEGELGGPYRAIFLTVKAYDAAEMLDTVAPFLDRDGVLVCMQNGLGTLEPAVAAVGQARVLGARVIFGAELPEPGRATVTVCADPVLIGALEPAADGQRARAVAWACALADAGIPAAQTEAIVAELWAKVFYNAALNPLGALLDLPYGALAEDAEARAVMDLVIAEAFAVARAAGIVLRWPDAGAYRAEFYGRLVPATARHRSSMLQDLARGRPTEIDAINGYVAARGAALGMPAPTNITLTRLIRARARSRSWKS; from the coding sequence ATGACCTTGTTCGCGCCGCGTGCGGGACGTATCGTGCGAGGCATGCGCGGGCCGGTGTTGATCGCGGGTGCGGGCGCGGTCGGCTCGGTGGTGGGCGGGCTGCTCGCCGCCGCCGGCTCGACGGTCACGCTCCTCGGGCGGCGCGACCACATGGACGCGGTGCGGGCGCGCGGGCTCGCGATCGACGGCCTCTTCGGCACGCACCGCGTGTCGGGTCTGGAGTGCGCCACGGCCGAGGGCGAGCTCGGCGGCCCGTACCGCGCGATCTTCCTGACCGTCAAGGCGTACGATGCGGCCGAGATGCTCGACACGGTGGCGCCCTTCCTCGACCGGGACGGCGTGCTCGTCTGCATGCAGAACGGCCTCGGGACGCTCGAGCCGGCGGTCGCGGCGGTCGGCCAGGCCCGGGTGCTCGGCGCCCGCGTGATCTTCGGGGCGGAGCTTCCGGAGCCGGGACGGGCGACGGTGACCGTGTGCGCCGATCCGGTGCTGATCGGCGCGCTGGAGCCCGCCGCCGACGGCCAGCGCGCGCGGGCCGTCGCCTGGGCGTGCGCCCTCGCCGACGCGGGCATCCCCGCGGCGCAGACCGAGGCGATCGTCGCCGAGCTCTGGGCGAAAGTCTTCTACAACGCGGCGCTGAACCCGCTCGGTGCGCTGCTCGACCTGCCCTACGGGGCGCTCGCGGAGGATGCGGAGGCGCGGGCGGTGATGGACCTGGTGATCGCGGAGGCGTTCGCCGTGGCCCGGGCGGCGGGCATCGTGCTCCGCTGGCCGGATGCCGGCGCCTATCGCGCCGAGTTCTACGGCCGGCTCGTGCCGGCCACCGCCCGCCACCGCTCGTCGATGCTGCAGGACCTCGCCCGCGGCCGGCCGACCGAGATCGACGCCATCAACGGCTATGTGGCCGCGCGCGGCGCGGCGCTCGGCATGCCCGCCCCGACGAACATCACGCTCACCCGCCTGATCCGCGCGCGGGCCCGCTCGCGGTCATGGAAGTCCTGA
- a CDS encoding M20/M25/M40 family metallo-hydrolase yields MFDPRMAFQYGPAPVIQPARLQALFLELVQIDSLSRREGRIAARLARELAELGAEVSFDGAGAEIGGETGNLIAHVPGTVDAPALLLCAHMDTVEPGVGVRPVVEDDVIRSDGTTVLGGDDKSGVAIVCECVRACREGGFRHPPLDVVFTVCEEVGLLGARHLDFARLRARSGLVFDSDAVGFAFTRAPGANLIEAVVRGRAAHAGMAPERGVSAIQVAAEAIAAMRLGRIDPETTANIGVITGGRAVNIVPDEVRVRGEARSHDLTRLATQTEHMRACFAEAAARHAGAAAEVTVTRQYEPMAVPDDAPIMRLVAAAAARVGRTITPAGMGGGCDANVLNRRGLQVVNLGTGMRDIHTTAEWLRVSDMVAAAEVTLAVIELAADRPR; encoded by the coding sequence ATGTTTGACCCTCGGATGGCCTTCCAGTACGGTCCGGCTCCCGTGATCCAGCCCGCTCGCTTGCAGGCGCTCTTCCTGGAGCTCGTCCAGATCGACAGCCTCTCCCGGCGCGAGGGCCGCATCGCGGCGCGGCTGGCGCGCGAGCTCGCAGAGCTCGGCGCCGAGGTGAGCTTCGACGGCGCCGGCGCCGAGATCGGCGGTGAGACGGGAAACCTGATCGCGCACGTGCCCGGCACCGTGGACGCGCCTGCGCTCCTCCTCTGCGCGCACATGGACACGGTCGAGCCGGGCGTCGGCGTCAGACCCGTCGTCGAGGACGATGTGATCCGCAGCGACGGCACGACGGTGCTCGGCGGCGACGACAAGTCGGGGGTCGCGATCGTCTGCGAGTGCGTGCGCGCCTGCCGGGAGGGCGGCTTCCGCCATCCTCCGCTCGACGTCGTGTTCACCGTCTGCGAGGAAGTGGGACTCCTCGGCGCCAGGCACCTCGACTTCGCCCGGCTCCGCGCCCGGAGCGGACTGGTGTTCGACAGCGACGCCGTCGGCTTCGCCTTCACGCGCGCGCCCGGCGCCAATCTCATCGAGGCGGTCGTTCGCGGGCGCGCCGCGCACGCGGGAATGGCGCCCGAGCGAGGCGTCAGCGCCATCCAGGTGGCGGCCGAGGCGATCGCGGCGATGCGGCTCGGCCGTATCGACCCCGAGACCACGGCCAACATCGGCGTCATCACCGGCGGGCGCGCGGTCAACATCGTCCCGGACGAGGTGCGCGTGCGCGGCGAGGCGCGCAGTCACGACCTCACGCGCCTCGCGACCCAGACCGAGCACATGCGGGCCTGCTTCGCCGAGGCCGCGGCGCGCCATGCGGGTGCGGCGGCCGAGGTCACCGTCACCCGGCAGTACGAGCCGATGGCGGTGCCCGACGACGCGCCGATCATGCGGCTCGTGGCCGCGGCCGCGGCGCGCGTCGGGCGTACGATCACGCCCGCGGGCATGGGCGGCGGCTGCGACGCCAACGTCCTCAACCGCCGGGGGTTGCAGGTGGTGAACCTCGGCACCGGCATGCGCGACATCCACACCACCGCGGAGTGGCTCCGGGTGAGCGACATGGTCGCGGCCGCGGAGGTCACGCTGGCGGTGATCGAGCTGGCGGCAGACCGGCCGCGCTGA
- a CDS encoding flippase-like domain-containing protein, with protein sequence MYIIAGMVRGREAARWLVRVLVSAGIIGYVLADVDLGDLARAMAHVRLAPVLVGLGLFLLGQALSAYKWSRIGRALGFEHSLVDYGRFYFIGMFFNLFGPSTLGGDLVRALYLGAGRRRRLAVSSVVFDRATGLALLVALGALGFLLFPEYRFPRSLILGTVAVGGLLVAGWWAAPRLVRLLPAGRWTRELRREVEVDLAPLWRDRRLLATAAIVSVVFHLTQVAGQYVLARAAGARLPFSYCLIFHPVISVMTALPVSVNGVGVREGGYLYFLTRIDIDDSIAVTLSLLAFGVTVVAGLLGGVVFLVSGATLPTLRAPASKEAGVAA encoded by the coding sequence ATGTACATCATCGCCGGGATGGTCCGCGGGCGGGAAGCGGCGCGCTGGCTCGTGCGCGTGCTGGTGAGCGCAGGGATCATCGGCTACGTGCTCGCCGATGTCGACCTCGGCGACCTCGCCCGTGCCATGGCGCACGTGCGCCTCGCTCCCGTGCTCGTCGGGCTCGGCCTCTTCCTCCTCGGCCAGGCGCTCAGCGCCTACAAGTGGTCCCGGATCGGGCGCGCGCTCGGGTTCGAACACTCGCTCGTGGACTACGGCCGCTTCTACTTCATCGGGATGTTCTTCAACCTCTTCGGCCCGAGCACGCTCGGCGGCGACCTGGTGCGTGCGCTCTACCTCGGCGCGGGGCGCCGCCGCCGGCTCGCCGTCAGCTCCGTGGTCTTCGACCGGGCGACCGGGCTCGCGTTGCTGGTGGCGCTCGGCGCGCTCGGCTTCCTGCTCTTCCCGGAGTACCGGTTTCCCCGCTCGCTGATCCTCGGCACCGTGGCCGTCGGCGGTCTGCTCGTCGCCGGCTGGTGGGCGGCGCCCCGGCTCGTGCGGCTGCTGCCCGCCGGGCGCTGGACGCGCGAGCTCCGCCGTGAAGTCGAGGTCGACCTCGCGCCCCTCTGGCGCGACCGCCGCCTGCTCGCCACGGCCGCCATCGTGTCGGTGGTGTTTCACCTGACACAGGTCGCCGGGCAGTACGTGCTGGCGCGGGCCGCCGGCGCCCGGCTCCCCTTCTCCTACTGCCTCATCTTCCACCCGGTGATCAGCGTGATGACGGCCCTGCCCGTCAGCGTGAACGGCGTCGGCGTGCGCGAAGGGGGGTACCTCTACTTCCTGACGCGCATCGACATCGACGACTCGATCGCCGTCACTCTGAGCCTGCTCGCCTTCGGAGTGACCGTCGTCGCGGGGCTCCTGGGCGGCGTCGTCTTCCTCGTCTCCGGCGCGACGCTGCCCACGCTCCGGGCGCCGGCCTCGAAGGAGGCGGGTGTGGCCGCGTGA
- a CDS encoding FAD-binding protein yields the protein MSPDPRQEPAGLIVVGASVGGLAAAVIAADRGCRTIVIERGKELGGGASHDAEAIAAAGTRFQRDAGLEDSPERFAADILAASRHHVEQELALALGEQGAPLVEWLADRCGLGVELMAAFTGAGHSVPRLHAPGDQGGASLLAALARAASRHTRVSVRPGLVAERLVRDDAGRVTGLAVRPERRGAGQTLAGPVLLACGGFAASDALVAAHCPAAAGLPYFGWPGSVGEALRLGVEAGAQTRHLDACLVTPLLAMPGALAVTAPLVELGAILVNQAGRRFADETAERLVLATAVRGQPGHVAYLLFDERIATAARTADPFFARIVLPRTGRRAMTLEALSKQFEIDAEALTLTVDTFNGNVELGGDPFGRERFGGPLEPPFHAIRVTGARWRTFGGLAVDRTAHVLDAAGRPIPGLYAAGGAAEGLGGDGTEGWLPGTDALAALALGRLAALDVVAQASAAAAEPAR from the coding sequence ATGTCTCCGGACCCGCGACAGGAGCCGGCCGGGCTGATCGTCGTCGGCGCGAGCGTCGGGGGGCTCGCGGCGGCCGTGATCGCGGCCGATCGCGGCTGCCGCACGATCGTGATCGAGCGCGGCAAGGAGCTCGGCGGCGGCGCGTCGCACGACGCCGAGGCGATCGCGGCGGCGGGCACCCGCTTCCAGCGCGACGCCGGGCTCGAGGACAGCCCCGAGCGCTTCGCGGCGGATATCCTCGCCGCCAGCCGTCACCACGTCGAGCAGGAGCTCGCACTGGCGCTCGGCGAGCAGGGAGCGCCGCTCGTCGAGTGGCTGGCGGACCGCTGCGGGCTCGGGGTGGAGCTGATGGCGGCGTTCACGGGTGCGGGACACTCGGTGCCGCGGCTGCACGCCCCGGGCGATCAGGGCGGTGCGAGCCTGCTCGCGGCGCTCGCGCGCGCCGCGAGCCGCCACACGCGCGTCAGCGTGCGTCCGGGGCTCGTGGCCGAGCGCCTGGTCCGCGACGACGCCGGGAGGGTCACCGGCCTCGCCGTGCGACCCGAGCGGCGCGGTGCGGGGCAGACGTTGGCCGGGCCGGTGCTGCTCGCCTGCGGCGGCTTCGCCGCCTCCGACGCGCTCGTCGCGGCGCACTGTCCGGCGGCGGCCGGCCTCCCGTACTTCGGCTGGCCGGGCTCCGTCGGCGAGGCGCTGCGTCTCGGTGTGGAGGCAGGCGCCCAGACACGGCACCTGGACGCCTGCCTGGTGACGCCGCTCCTCGCCATGCCGGGCGCGCTGGCGGTGACCGCGCCGCTCGTCGAGCTCGGCGCGATCCTCGTGAATCAGGCGGGCCGCCGCTTCGCCGACGAGACGGCGGAGCGCCTCGTGCTCGCAACGGCCGTGCGGGGGCAGCCCGGGCACGTGGCCTATCTCCTGTTCGACGAGCGCATCGCCACCGCGGCGCGCACGGCCGACCCATTCTTCGCCCGGATCGTCCTGCCGCGCACCGGCCGGCGGGCGATGACGCTCGAGGCCCTGTCGAAGCAGTTCGAGATCGACGCCGAGGCGCTCACGCTCACCGTCGACACCTTCAACGGCAACGTCGAGCTCGGCGGGGACCCCTTCGGGCGCGAGCGCTTCGGCGGCCCGCTCGAGCCGCCCTTCCACGCCATCCGCGTGACGGGCGCCCGCTGGCGGACGTTCGGGGGCCTGGCCGTCGATCGGACCGCGCACGTTCTCGACGCTGCCGGGAGACCGATCCCGGGCCTGTATGCCGCGGGCGGCGCCGCCGAGGGCCTGGGCGGGGATGGCACCGAGGGCTGGCTGCCCGGGACCGACGCGCTCGCCGCGCTCGCGCTCGGCCGTCTCGCGGCGCTCGACGTCGTGGCGCAGGCGAGCGCGGCGGCTGCGGAGCCCGCGCGTTGA